A section of the Flaviflexus equikiangi genome encodes:
- a CDS encoding FHA domain-containing protein yields the protein MTSTGNDPSATSQFSAVAGSADTGEIDARRVGMSPDDYAAVQALPPFSALLLVQKGPNMGARFLLDSESTMAGRHPKSDIFLDDVTVSRQHCEFLRYEGAFYVRDHGSLNGTYVNRERIDEIALETGDEVQIGKYRLTFHDSPNRVQ from the coding sequence ATGACGAGCACCGGGAACGATCCCTCTGCAACTTCACAGTTCTCGGCAGTGGCCGGATCGGCGGACACTGGAGAGATCGACGCGCGCCGCGTCGGCATGTCACCGGATGATTACGCCGCCGTGCAGGCATTGCCGCCCTTCTCAGCGCTCCTTCTCGTGCAGAAGGGCCCGAACATGGGGGCACGTTTCCTTCTCGATTCGGAGTCGACGATGGCGGGGAGGCACCCCAAGTCGGACATCTTCCTCGATGACGTGACGGTGTCCCGCCAGCACTGCGAGTTCCTGCGGTACGAGGGCGCCTTCTACGTCCGCGATCACGGCTCGCTCAACGGCACGTACGTCAATCGGGAGCGGATCGATGAGATTGCTCTCGAAACGGGCGACGAGGTGCAGATCGGCAAGTACCGGCTCACCTTCCACGACTCGCCCAACCGCGTCCAGTGA